From the bacterium genome, the window GCTGCGCGAACTCCGAGCGCGCCGGGCGAAGGGCGCGTGAACTACCGCGTACTGCTGACCGACGATGCGGTACATGACCTCCGCGACCTCGACGCCTACATCGCTACGCACGACGGACCCGGTGCCGCAGACCATGTGCTTGAGAGAATCGAAGACGAACTGGCTCGCCTGAAGGAGTTCCCTGACCGCGGGCCGCATCCCCCCGAACTCGTCGCCCTCGGCATCCGCGAATACCGCGAGGTGTTCTTCAAGCCGTACCGGATCATCTACCGCGTGCAGAAGAAGAGCGTCTACGTGTACCTCATCGCCGACGGTCGCCGCGACATGCGCGGGTTGTTGGCGCGTCGCTTGCTCGAGGGATAGACAGGAGCCCCGGAGAACGGCGCACGGGCACGTCGCGGAGCGAGTTGCCGGTTGAGCGCGTGAAGACCTGTCGATCTCTCAGGTGACGGCTGCGGAGATCGAGTTTGGGCTTCAGTACCTACCGTCGTCCAGACGACGAAGTCTGCTTCAGGACCAGTGGAACATCGTGGGCCAGGAACTTCTGCGCCTGCCGTGGAACGACGAGGTCAGCCGTGTCTTTGGCGAGCGCAAGGCGCGCCTTGAGCGGCGCGGCAAT encodes:
- a CDS encoding type II toxin-antitoxin system RelE/ParE family toxin, whose product is MNYRVLLTDDAVHDLRDLDAYIATHDGPGAADHVLERIEDELARLKEFPDRGPHPPELVALGIREYREVFFKPYRIIYRVQKKSVYVYLIADGRRDMRGLLARRLLEG